A single Thermaerobacter sp. FW80 DNA region contains:
- a CDS encoding DUF4340 domain-containing protein: MSAPGRRRRRNPASQAFLGLFLLLVAAGLAVYAWATRGDQPQSEDEATDTVVWDAGDATVREIVIEGEHGRIVLRPGPPPELVASPDAPFGGQGPMAADTIGGLLSSRRWWMHEPGPYPLAEEYATTLVDGLRRLTAQRRVAEGVTGQALEQYGLHRPTVRVTVRFTGQDEARVLELGAESPVTGGGTYGRRAGQDAVYLLSPGLTDTLKMAPDALRETMFVPFEDDRVQRVELEWDGARLVFVRQEGGTSWSMERDGRRVGTQDDSQLSELWFALHQWRAADFVSDQGDELAVRARHGLDAPYGRIRLEFQAAPGQKAGPHLEIRVGGTADEGGRYVMTNEGPWIYRLDPDDLAYFEDQVLPRLREPATGGGQGQEGDAAQDEGEGRGAPQGD; this comes from the coding sequence ATGAGCGCCCCGGGCCGTCGCCGCCGGCGGAACCCGGCCTCCCAGGCCTTCCTCGGCCTGTTCCTCCTGCTGGTGGCGGCCGGATTGGCCGTCTACGCCTGGGCCACGCGGGGCGACCAGCCCCAAAGCGAGGACGAGGCGACGGACACCGTGGTCTGGGATGCCGGCGACGCCACGGTGCGCGAGATCGTCATCGAGGGGGAGCATGGGCGCATCGTCCTGCGGCCCGGCCCGCCCCCCGAGCTGGTGGCGTCGCCCGACGCCCCCTTCGGCGGTCAGGGGCCGATGGCGGCCGACACCATCGGCGGGCTCTTGTCCTCGCGGCGCTGGTGGATGCACGAGCCCGGCCCCTACCCCTTGGCCGAGGAGTACGCCACCACCCTGGTCGACGGGCTGCGACGGCTGACGGCCCAGCGCCGGGTGGCCGAGGGCGTCACCGGCCAGGCGCTGGAGCAGTACGGCCTGCATCGGCCGACGGTCCGCGTGACGGTGCGATTCACCGGGCAGGACGAGGCGCGGGTGCTGGAGCTGGGGGCCGAGAGCCCGGTCACGGGGGGCGGGACCTACGGGCGGCGGGCGGGTCAGGATGCGGTCTACCTGCTCTCCCCCGGGCTCACCGACACCCTCAAGATGGCGCCCGACGCGCTGCGGGAGACGATGTTCGTCCCGTTCGAGGACGATCGCGTGCAGCGGGTGGAGCTGGAGTGGGACGGTGCGCGGCTGGTGTTCGTCCGCCAGGAGGGCGGCACCAGCTGGTCCATGGAGCGGGACGGCCGCCGGGTCGGCACCCAGGACGACAGCCAGCTGTCCGAGCTCTGGTTTGCCCTGCACCAGTGGCGGGCGGCGGACTTCGTCAGCGACCAGGGGGACGAACTGGCCGTGCGGGCCCGCCACGGCCTGGACGCACCGTACGGGCGCATCCGGCTGGAGTTCCAGGCGGCGCCGGGTCAGAAGGCCGGCCCCCATCTGGAGATCCGGGTCGGTGGCACGGCCGACGAGGGCGGCCGGTACGTGATGACCAACGAGGGACCGTGGATCTATCGCCTCGACCCCGACGACCTCGCCTACTTTGAAGACCAGGTCCTGCCGAGGCTGCGGGAGCCGGCCACCGGTGGCGGGCAAGGGCAAGAGGGCGACGCGGCGCAGGACGAGGGCGAAGGGCGGGGCGCCCCGCAGGGCGACTAG
- a CDS encoding TetR/AcrR family transcriptional regulator, with protein MASREQEILDAARKLFREKGYYATTMQDIADAVGLQKASLYHYIRSKEALLLKIAGETMRLFHAELDRIEAAGGSAADQLAAAIRAHVRVVAEHQETLTVLFRESHALPPEHAEKVRGETGRYTRRLTALIARGVATGEFRPVDPGAACLAILGACNWMYRWYSADGRLSPAQIGEQFVQVILHGLLAPRGDDRPAGEPSPRPAAARSGANRPTAAGGEAVRSIPALDAPGPAGPLGA; from the coding sequence ATGGCCAGCCGCGAGCAGGAGATCCTCGACGCGGCACGCAAGTTGTTCCGCGAGAAGGGCTACTACGCCACCACGATGCAGGACATCGCCGACGCGGTGGGGCTGCAGAAGGCCTCGCTCTACCACTACATCCGCAGCAAGGAGGCGCTCCTGCTCAAGATCGCGGGCGAGACCATGCGGCTCTTCCACGCGGAGCTGGATCGGATCGAGGCGGCGGGGGGGAGCGCAGCCGATCAGCTGGCGGCGGCCATCCGCGCCCACGTGCGGGTCGTGGCCGAGCACCAGGAGACGCTGACGGTGCTCTTCCGGGAGTCCCACGCCCTGCCGCCGGAGCACGCCGAGAAGGTGCGGGGCGAGACCGGCCGCTACACGCGGCGGCTGACGGCGTTGATCGCCCGAGGGGTGGCGACGGGCGAGTTCCGCCCGGTGGATCCCGGCGCCGCCTGCCTGGCCATCCTCGGCGCCTGCAACTGGATGTACCGGTGGTACAGCGCCGACGGTCGGCTCTCCCCGGCACAGATCGGCGAGCAGTTCGTCCAGGTGATCCTGCACGGGCTGCTGGCGCCGCGGGGCGACGACCGCCCGGCGGGGGAGCCGTCCCCACGGCCGGCCGCTGCCCGGTCCGGCGCCAACCGGCCCACCGCAGCGGGCGGCGAGGCGGTCCGGAGCATCCCGGCCTTGGACGCCCCAGGGCCGGCGGGGCCGCTGGGCGCTTGA
- a CDS encoding electron transfer flavoprotein subunit beta/FixA family protein, whose product MGWNVVVLLKPILDPELPARKFRVAADGRRPERGDAPVVINPFDQNALELALQLKDKGAAATVTAISAGGAEATDGLRKALALKADRAVRVELDGLDLPDAATTARVLAAAVRKVGDVDLVLAGRQAGDWDQGQVGYLLAEELGWPCAALVQQMEPAGDGLRLVREAPAGREVLEARPPLVVTVTNDDSNVLRLPKVRDVMMANRKPIDQWTVADLGLDAAALADEAASEVLALRIPERKTECEMIEGDDPAAVAATLVRRLRELKVL is encoded by the coding sequence ATGGGTTGGAACGTGGTGGTGCTGCTCAAGCCCATCCTCGACCCGGAGCTGCCGGCGCGCAAGTTCCGGGTGGCGGCGGACGGCCGCCGGCCGGAGCGGGGCGACGCGCCGGTGGTCATCAACCCCTTCGACCAGAACGCGCTGGAGCTGGCGCTGCAGCTCAAGGACAAGGGCGCGGCGGCCACGGTGACGGCGATCAGCGCCGGCGGCGCCGAGGCCACCGACGGGCTGCGCAAGGCGCTGGCCCTCAAGGCGGACCGGGCCGTGCGGGTGGAGCTGGACGGCCTGGACCTGCCGGATGCGGCCACCACGGCGCGGGTCCTGGCGGCGGCGGTGCGCAAGGTCGGCGATGTCGACCTGGTGCTGGCGGGTCGCCAGGCGGGCGATTGGGACCAGGGCCAGGTGGGCTACCTGCTGGCGGAGGAACTCGGCTGGCCGTGTGCCGCCCTGGTCCAGCAGATGGAGCCGGCGGGCGACGGCCTGCGGCTGGTGCGGGAGGCGCCGGCGGGCCGGGAGGTGCTGGAGGCCCGGCCGCCCCTGGTGGTCACCGTGACCAACGACGACAGCAACGTGCTGCGCCTGCCCAAGGTGCGCGACGTGATGATGGCCAACCGCAAGCCCATCGACCAGTGGACGGTGGCGGACCTGGGGCTGGATGCGGCGGCCCTGGCCGACGAGGCGGCCAGCGAGGTCCTCGCCCTGCGGATCCCCGAGCGCAAGACCGAGTGCGAGATGATCGAGGGCGACGATCCGGCGGCGGTGGCCGCCACGCTGGTCCGGCGGCTGCGGGAGCTCAAGGTGCTGTGA
- a CDS encoding electron transfer flavoprotein subunit alpha/FixB family protein produces MILVVQWGGKALSQATAELLGGARQLAGDGAVAVVVLGPDAREAAAEAGAYGARAYAAGGDLEAYGGEAYVATLAAACESLKPQVVLMPADPRGREVAPRLAARLGGAAVTDVIEARRDGDRIVWSRPVFGGKAIADVVLRRSPQVATVRPGSFPAAERAGSSSVEVEALTVTGTDRPLRRVEVRPAAEGGVRLEEARIVVSGGRGLGGPEAFKDLEELARLLGGAVGASLAAVDEGWAPPERQVGQTGKIIAPDLYIAIGISGASQHLAGIAGAKTVVAINKDPEAPIFEVARLGVPMEYQKVLPHLIEEVRKLKAS; encoded by the coding sequence ATGATCCTGGTGGTCCAGTGGGGTGGCAAGGCGCTGAGTCAGGCCACCGCGGAGCTCTTGGGCGGCGCCCGGCAGCTGGCCGGGGACGGCGCCGTGGCCGTGGTGGTGTTGGGGCCCGATGCCCGGGAGGCGGCGGCCGAGGCCGGGGCCTACGGCGCCCGGGCGTACGCCGCCGGGGGCGATCTCGAGGCGTACGGCGGCGAGGCGTACGTGGCCACGCTGGCGGCGGCCTGCGAGAGCCTGAAGCCCCAGGTGGTGCTGATGCCCGCCGACCCGCGCGGCCGCGAGGTGGCGCCCCGCCTGGCGGCACGGCTGGGCGGCGCGGCGGTGACCGACGTGATCGAGGCGCGGCGCGACGGCGACCGCATCGTCTGGTCGCGGCCCGTCTTCGGCGGCAAGGCCATCGCCGACGTGGTCCTGAGGCGCTCGCCGCAGGTGGCCACCGTGCGGCCGGGCTCCTTCCCCGCGGCGGAGAGGGCCGGTTCGTCCTCGGTGGAGGTCGAGGCGCTGACCGTCACCGGCACCGACCGGCCCCTGCGCCGGGTGGAGGTCAGGCCCGCGGCCGAGGGCGGGGTGCGCCTGGAGGAGGCGCGCATCGTCGTCTCGGGCGGCCGGGGGCTGGGCGGCCCGGAGGCCTTCAAGGACCTGGAGGAACTGGCCCGGCTCCTGGGCGGCGCCGTGGGCGCGTCGCTGGCGGCGGTGGACGAGGGCTGGGCGCCGCCCGAGCGGCAGGTGGGGCAGACCGGCAAGATCATCGCCCCGGATCTGTACATCGCCATCGGCATCTCGGGCGCCAGCCAGCACCTGGCGGGCATCGCGGGGGCCAAGACCGTGGTGGCCATCAACAAGGACCCCGAGGCGCCGATCTTCGAGGTGGCGCGCCTGGGCGTGCCCATGGAGTACCAGAAGGTGCTGCCGCACCTGATCGAAGAGGTCCGCAAGCTCAAGGCCAGCTGA
- a CDS encoding (Fe-S)-binding protein — translation MPEAMPAVAEATREVQWNVPHGFVWVMYISMAVALAIMGYGVWQRVRTWLAGKPEVRWDRPGQRLRRVLVHALGQGRLLKERLPGIAHALLFFAFIVLFIGTLVVFVHHDLGIPILRGRFYLYFHSLTLDVFGALATVALAVFFWRRYVMRPGQLEKGKRADFLLLFGLLVIMVTGFVLEGIRLVVTADPWALWSPFGYLTGLALAAVLPSEGALRAVHAGTWLLHMLTWHAWMAALPYSKAFHLVTGPLNVFFSNLDAKAEPKPMDLEDESASLGARTALDLTWKQLLDLDACTECGRCEAACPAFAEGKPLSPKRVILDLRDHVRAHRDELLRAKAAQLAGDQETYDSIVQHLPILAGGVIREETLWACTTCRACEEACPVFIEHVPTILEMRRYLAMERAEMPETLASAMESLETRQHPYRGATADRTDWYKDLPVRTMAEVEDPEAIEYLYWVGCAGAFDERAQKVARALARVMAKAGIRFAVLGPEEQCTGDPARRSGNEYHYEMLARANVETLNGYKVRRIVTHCPHCLQQLKHEYKRFGGHYEVIHHSELVFRLMEEGKLELARELYRSLRVTYHDPCYLGRYNDVYDAPRGVLDGLGTRRVEMARSRERSFCCGAGGAHMWFEDKQGGKINRNRAEEAVGTGADVVVTGCPFCLAMMEAGIKGVPGAEERGVKVRDFVELVDEALADPVGTGPAGASQDEGRA, via the coding sequence ATGCCGGAGGCGATGCCTGCCGTCGCCGAGGCGACCCGCGAGGTGCAGTGGAACGTCCCCCACGGCTTCGTGTGGGTCATGTACATCAGCATGGCCGTGGCCCTGGCGATCATGGGCTACGGGGTCTGGCAGCGGGTGCGCACGTGGCTGGCGGGCAAGCCGGAGGTGCGGTGGGATCGCCCCGGTCAGCGCCTGCGTCGGGTCCTGGTCCACGCCCTGGGCCAGGGGCGCCTGCTCAAGGAGCGGCTGCCGGGCATCGCCCACGCCTTGCTGTTCTTCGCCTTCATCGTGCTGTTCATCGGCACCCTGGTGGTGTTCGTCCACCACGACCTGGGCATCCCCATCCTGCGGGGCCGGTTCTACCTCTACTTCCACAGCCTGACCCTGGACGTCTTCGGCGCCCTGGCCACGGTGGCCCTGGCGGTGTTCTTCTGGCGGCGGTACGTGATGCGGCCGGGGCAGCTGGAGAAGGGCAAGCGGGCCGACTTCCTGCTGCTCTTCGGGCTTCTGGTCATCATGGTGACCGGGTTCGTCCTCGAGGGGATCCGGCTGGTGGTGACGGCCGATCCCTGGGCGCTCTGGTCGCCCTTCGGCTACCTGACCGGCCTCGCCCTGGCGGCGGTGCTGCCGTCGGAGGGCGCCCTGCGGGCGGTCCACGCGGGCACGTGGCTGCTGCACATGTTGACCTGGCATGCGTGGATGGCCGCCCTGCCCTACAGCAAGGCCTTCCACCTGGTGACGGGGCCGCTGAACGTCTTCTTCAGCAACCTGGACGCCAAGGCCGAGCCCAAGCCCATGGACCTGGAGGACGAGAGCGCCAGCCTGGGCGCCCGCACGGCGCTGGACCTGACCTGGAAGCAGCTCCTCGACCTCGACGCCTGCACCGAGTGCGGCCGCTGCGAGGCGGCCTGCCCCGCCTTCGCCGAGGGCAAGCCCCTCTCGCCCAAGCGGGTGATCCTGGACCTGCGGGACCACGTGCGGGCCCACCGGGATGAGCTCTTGCGGGCCAAGGCGGCCCAGCTGGCCGGCGACCAGGAGACCTATGACAGCATCGTCCAGCACCTGCCCATCCTGGCGGGCGGCGTGATCCGGGAGGAGACGCTGTGGGCCTGCACCACCTGCCGCGCCTGCGAGGAGGCGTGCCCGGTCTTCATCGAGCACGTGCCGACGATCCTGGAGATGCGCCGCTACCTGGCCATGGAGCGGGCGGAGATGCCCGAGACCCTGGCCAGCGCCATGGAGAGCCTGGAGACGCGCCAGCACCCCTACCGCGGCGCCACCGCCGACCGCACCGACTGGTACAAGGACCTGCCGGTGCGCACCATGGCCGAGGTGGAGGACCCCGAGGCGATCGAGTACCTGTACTGGGTCGGCTGCGCCGGGGCCTTCGACGAGCGGGCGCAGAAGGTGGCCCGCGCGCTGGCCCGGGTGATGGCCAAGGCGGGCATCCGGTTCGCCGTGCTGGGGCCGGAGGAGCAGTGCACCGGCGACCCGGCCCGGCGCAGCGGCAACGAGTACCACTACGAGATGCTGGCCCGCGCCAACGTGGAGACCCTGAACGGCTACAAGGTGCGGCGCATCGTCACCCACTGCCCCCACTGCCTGCAGCAGCTCAAGCACGAGTACAAGCGCTTCGGCGGCCACTACGAGGTCATCCACCACAGCGAGCTGGTCTTCCGGCTGATGGAGGAGGGCAAGCTGGAGCTGGCCCGCGAGCTCTACCGGTCGCTGCGGGTGACCTACCACGACCCGTGCTATCTGGGTCGCTACAACGACGTCTACGACGCCCCCCGCGGCGTGCTGGACGGCCTGGGCACCCGGCGGGTCGAGATGGCCCGCTCCCGCGAGCGCAGCTTCTGCTGCGGGGCGGGCGGCGCCCACATGTGGTTCGAGGACAAGCAGGGCGGCAAGATCAACCGCAACCGGGCGGAGGAGGCCGTGGGCACCGGCGCCGACGTGGTGGTGACCGGCTGCCCCTTCTGCCTGGCGATGATGGAGGCGGGCATCAAGGGCGTCCCCGGCGCGGAGGAACGCGGCGTCAAGGTGCGCGATTTCGTGGAGCTGGTGGACGAGGCGCTGGCGGACCCGGTGGGGACGGGTCCGGCCGGCGCCTCCCAGGACGAGGGCCGGGCTTGA